Proteins encoded together in one Streptomyces sp. NA04227 window:
- a CDS encoding ATP-binding protein, which produces MSEVPHLPCLWRFPAHPTSVRRARNAIAGALPHGLGEELSADLGLLTSELVTNAIRHGACQEDGDRVELVLWPADGHYWIGVSDPGTGAAAGAGKGHGKPELAYPGAESESGRGLLLVDHLAAAWTVRPRPFRGTSVIAGLPFQRGG; this is translated from the coding sequence ATGTCCGAAGTCCCGCACCTGCCGTGCCTCTGGCGCTTCCCCGCTCACCCAACCTCCGTGCGGCGGGCCAGGAACGCCATCGCCGGAGCCCTCCCGCACGGCCTGGGTGAGGAGTTGAGTGCCGACCTCGGTCTGCTCACCAGTGAACTGGTCACCAACGCCATCCGTCACGGTGCCTGCCAGGAGGACGGCGACCGCGTCGAACTCGTCCTGTGGCCCGCCGATGGTCACTACTGGATCGGCGTCTCCGACCCCGGCACCGGTGCTGCGGCCGGGGCCGGGAAGGGTCACGGCAAACCCGAACTCGCTTACCCGGGTGCGGAGTCGGAGTCCGGACGCGGTCTCCTCCTGGTCGACCACCTCGCCGCAGCCTGGACCGTCCGCCCCCGCCCGTTCCGGGGAACGTCGGTCATCGCCGGGCTCCCTTTCCAGCGGGGCGGATGA